The genomic stretch TTTTGTAGACTGATGTATGTAAATCTATCAAGAAACTCATTTCTATTATCTGCTGATTTGAGCTAAATGTGTGTAGACTTTCTTCCTCAGTAAACTTTATCATGATGCAGTTTTACAGATGAACCTGGTATTCATACAGATTAATTGCAAAGAATTGGTTGGTGTGAAATTGCACGCTGCCTCGTTCTCCATGAAGTCTATATGGTAGAAAGCATAAATCAGGCACAAGGATCCATGCTGCTGGCTCTTCACTGTTCGGGTCTCTTGTTCAGTGCCCTGTTCAGTTCGTATGATAATTCGTTAACACAGCAAAAGTATCAAGACTTATAAATAAGACCAAGTCAAATACAAGACGATTCACTTTTAAAACAGCCCGTTTATTcattgaattttaaaaaataaaaactaaaaaggaCTATTTCATTGTCGCTATAAGAAACAGTACGGAAGCACTGATAGTCTTTGAGCCTGTCTAGCTCTTCAAGTATGTTCATTCTGTTTATAGGTTGGAGGCAGTGCCTCTTTCAGAGCAGGCCAAAAAGGGGGCATAATGGGCAGGGTTAAAGAAGCAACGGCAGGGCTTCCTAGGTCTTTGATAGGCCATGAACTTTCTTAATCTGTGGCCCAGTCCAGTACATCCCAGCTAATCATCCACACAAACTGAACTCATTTCTTCCAGTGATGATTGCGTGGAAGTTCTGTCTCTGCGGCAAAGGGTCTTCAGAAGGAAAACAAGGAATAGAGACACAGTGCAGCAAGGGAAAGAGATttagagaaagacagatgtgcacagagagagagagagagagagagagaaaacggtGGTGAAGATAGATAGTAAAAGCAGCCTGCATGGTCTAAAAAGTGAAACCAGCTGAGTGATGATAGTGATGAAGGCTATGCTGATGAAGAGAACATCATCCTGCTTGCGCTCGACACAATCCAGTGTAATTTCAGTGTCGCAAAACCAGATCCTGGTTATTTGCATAAATTTTCTAATCTTACTATAATTATACAAAGACGTCAAGCAACACAACTCGCATCACTTTCAACACCaaaggaaatgagaaaaaaaaaaaaaaaggaaaaacaactatacattacaatttttttttccagtagacagaaaaaaaagatcttcatcgaaatgtaaacaaattcaCTCCTtgagcaagaaagaaagcatcAAAAACATCTGTGAGATCTCTCTTGACATCCATCCCCGTTGAGCTCCGTCGTCTGGAGCTCGCAGCGGCTGAGGCAGTGCGCTTGTCTCCGGGCCATTTGTCGGGCTCCGCCCTTTCTATCCCTTCATATAGCCGATAACTCTTCCTGTGCAGGTCATCTAGAGTGCAGCAAGAAACGGTCCAGGTACTGTGAAATGGCCTCCCAGTTCCTCCAGAGGAAGGCCAGTATGATGACGAGGAGCAAGGTGGAAAGCGTGCGGCTGCGAGTCTTCATAAGCGGGCCCACACAGTTCGCCACCGTCGATACGAACACCAGCAGCACAGCCATGACAGCCAGCAGAACGTTGATGAGCTTGCCGAGCAGGGTGCGTGCCGTGGCGTTCTCCAACCCCTCCAACTGCAccacctgctgctgctgctgctgcagttCCATCTTGGAGATGCGTGTCTGGCAGGCCTCCAGCGCCTCCTACAGGATAGAGAAAGCAAATGCAGTCAATATGAAGCAAGGAGCTTTACCTAAACAACAATGATCATTTCACCAATACACATTAATGATCACTTTATGTCTCggaatatacaatataatatatttggTTAGAGCAAGggtctcagaaaaaaaaaaacaataaattatgatttttttttaaacaagccaCCACCAACCTCTCAGTTCAGTtcactgtaatattttattggGTTTGTATTTCCCAAACATCTAATAGAAGTGATGACGTAGTAACCTGTATGTCTCTGGCCCGTTCGTAAGACTGATATGCGATTTTTTCTTCCATGCTGGCCAGCTCCTGCTTCAGGTTGAGAATTTCATTCTGATGGAGCTCGGTGAGATCGTTCAGCTGCTCCTCTAGACGCTCACATCtgttcacacatgcacacacaccgcCACAAAGGTTTTAGACAGGTTAAAGACAACAGCGGTTTATTGACATCATCCATAATTCCCATAGCACCAGTAGTCAAATATACACAAGTTGATATCAGGCTTCTGAAACGTTTGAGCATGTCGGTGTTTACCTGTATCTCTCCTCCTGCAGGGCTTGCATGATAAGTGAGTAATCCCTCTGATAGTGGCTCTTCAGATTCTCAAATGATTCCTCCAGCCGGCCCTGGTTGTCCCGCAACTCCTGGATCTCATGAAAAAGAGCATCAAGTCCCGAGGCTTGGCCTTGCTCCAGCGTGTTGCCCTTAGAGCTTGGGGGTCCTCCGGGGGCTCCCGTGGTGCTGTTGGCCCCTGCCGAGCCTGACGTGGCGCTCGAGCAGTCGTCCTCGCTGCCATACTTGGGGCTGGACTGCAACTGTCCGGTCGCTAGAGCTCTAGCGGCCGCTGTTACAACACCAGGCACAGCCTCGTCACCCTGCGTCTCGTCCAGAGAGTCTTTTAGGGACGAGATGTTGTCCGCACTGCCGAATTTGTTGCGGATAAGCGAAGCGAACTCACGGGGTTTGGAAACAACAGCACCTGCAGCTGAGTGAGTGGCCTGGGAGATGCTGGAGAGACCTCCGGTCACCTGAAAAAGACGTGTAAGCACTTTattggattaaaaataaactgtataaactTGTATAACTTGGTAAATTAAATGACAACAAAATGGAAACAGAAAGAGGACacgacaaaaataaaaagacaaaccaaaatgatatacacatttttagtttttatgaTTACACTTATTTATTCCAATGTATTACTTTTACTTGTAATGTTTGTAAATCTACAcattttactgtgttttatCACCTGGCTGCCATTAGTCGAGCTTCCAGTTCACCAGCATTTATTGTCTGTGTATTTTGAAGTCATCATTCAATGACTAATGCTTGCAAAAAACAGTGCCTTAGATCTGTCTTTTTAACGTCACATCTGTCACTGAGGTGGAAACAAATAAGAAGCAGCTGGAAACAAAACAGCTAACATAAGCCATCACAAAAGGCTCTTAATGCTaagcaaaaatatttgtaatgttACATGCTGAATATATAATGTTAAATTCTGGTGTGCATACACGTAGCCTCACTCTAACCGGCTCTCAGATACAATGTTTGGCATAGGTATCAGATTTAATTACGACAATGTCCATTGATAACATATTCAAACTTCATGTTCccatcaccatgcttcactgcaGGAATGGGGTTTCATGTTTCCCCACATGAAACCTTTTGACAAGCAGAATTTCACACAGCACAccacttttcttttaaatatttttccagGACGTTGTCCCAGACTTGTTTAGACAGCACCAGCAACTTTACGATTCTGTTTGTTTCGGTATTTTCTCTAACAAACCCCGCAGGAACGAGTGTAATTACACTCAGGTGACGTGACACTTTAATTACGGGTGGATTCCATTCAACGTTACGTCTGATTGTATCGATCGCACCAGATCTAATTTAGGCGATTCACAGCAAAGTGGGTGAAAACAAAACCGATCCCCTACTTTTACTCTTTACTCTTACTTTAGTTTTAAGGGCTATTTTGTTTAGATTCGGGTCATTTTATCCTAATCAAAATGTTTGAGcagggtgaatacttatgtgAGATCTTTCTTTACATTGTGTTTAACAATCCATTAAAAAGTGAAATAAGATATTAATACAACAAAGAGGCATCTAGGGCAAAAAAAAGTTCCAGTAAGATTCCattgtagcctcttttttgtttaaaaaaaataataaagtgctctaatacaaaattaaaagcGCTCTAATTTTCCGTCGACAAAATACTTTGCATACTTTGCACAGATAAATCTTCTCCACAAGGACGCAGAACTATGATGATGTACCTTGGCGCCAACGTCCTTCAAGCCCTGGTGCATGTCACGCAGCACGTCTTTGGGCTGGCGCGGGATGCCGTTGTGCTCCACCTCCCTCAGCTTGCGATGGTAATGCTCCAGCTTCCTCTGAAGCTGCTGGATGGTCTGCGCGGACTTCTGATTCTTCTTCTCAAACACTTGCTTGATGCGCGAGCTCTGCTGCTTGTCGGCATTGTTGGCCAGCTTCAGGTACTCGGCTACGTTGTCGTCGCGTGCCGTCTGCTCGATCTTAATCTGCTCTGTGAGCTTGAGGATCTTTTGCTGTAGCTGTGAAATGGCTTGTTTGGTGCGCTGCGGGTCGAGAGCGCCATCCACAGAGTCTATGCCATACATACCCCCGCCATCTGAGCTGCTGGACAGAGCGTTAGGGGATGCAGCCAAGCCAGATACCTCTAGACGatccacctgagagagagagagagagagagagagagagagagagagaatatgaatAAGAAATCatgtaaataagaaataaaggtGGCAGACaagaacaagaaagaaagaaagaaagaaagagaaaaacaggaaattaaTAGAAATGAAGAACACATTCccattcaaagaaaaaaaaaatcaataccaaacttaataaaaatcaataaaaccgcaaaatcaataaaatcaccATGACAGCGAGCACACTCTCGACGCAGGCCATGACAGAGCACACACACCGCGGTCACACTTCCACATGTCGTATGCAGGAATTTGCAACAATCGCAAGAGACTCTGACTGTCTGGACCTCTGTACTATGACAAGACTCCTGTAATCCTCAGAGATAACACCTGAAGCTCGGCTCACTGATAAAGTGACATGCAGCAGTACATTAAACAGTGAGCAGAAACAGAAGCAGTGCTACAGAATCCAATCATAAACACTTTAATTAgagcagaatcagaatcagaatcaagttTATTGGCCGAGCGTGTTGACGCACACGAGGAATTCGGTTCCAGCTGTTGGAACAATAAATCACCGCCTCTGATCGGAGTTTGTAATTATTAAAGAAAAGCTTAGTGTGTTGATTTGATCACTTATATACTCAATATAAATGTCATCATATTGTCCAGCTGCATTCTCCGTGTAAAATAATCAACTTGTGTCATTGGTACGAAAATACTAAGCTGAGCTCAGTATAATGGTTTAGATTAGTTTCCTTGAAGGCTTATATTCAGTCAGAATGGGctggaaaattttttttattgccattcATTAAAAGCAGCTTCAGTGCCTGGTACGGGTGTCCATATAGCTATCGTTCGTTTTATTACACAGAAACTGTTATAAAAGCACCTTAGTAGCGTTACGTCATTCTACGCTCAACTACCTGTACAACTGTAAAGACCCACAGCAGAAATGCTGTTCCACAGGAATCCGCCTTCACACCCATGAATTCGCTGTGAGCCTGGATTCTTCAGGTCGCACCCTACGGTTCAGTTTGATTAGCAGCACGCTAAAGCCTCTTAGCAAGCTGACTCAGCATGTCGAGTGGCTATGAAGTACCTCTTAATAATGAGAATGGTGGAAAAATACGAGGCTTAAGAACCTGCCAAGTTCCgctgactacaaactgttgtgaGTCGTCTCCGGTTTATTATTTGGAGTCTGCTTATTTTGACCgtcggggaaaaaaaataagctCCAGGGTTTTCCATAGTAACGATTTACTTGCACATTGAGTCTGTATTCTTGCAGCCATGCAtcataaattgtattatttaaatcTATCAAGCAGCTTTCTTCCCCTGTAGCAAGAAAGTCTACACAACACCAaaccattccagatttagtccccaTAAGCTGCTATAATATTATATCCAGTGTTCTGTAAAGTCTTTCCACTAGCTTTTGAAACGTGTGGAAAGGCGCTGGAttcctgatcagaaggttggggttcgagccccaagctgctgagacatcgacgttgggtccttgagcaaggtccttaacctcacctgctccaggggcgcggTCCGATATGCTTGCATGCTTCTAACTTGATGGCAGCAATTTGCGGAGGAACCATGTATAATGTCCATGACACTCAGATGTCCAAATACTTTTGgctgttttaaataaaggagTTCT from Tachysurus fulvidraco isolate hzauxx_2018 chromosome 2, HZAU_PFXX_2.0, whole genome shotgun sequence encodes the following:
- the tmcc1b gene encoding transmembrane and coiled-coil domains protein 1b isoform X1; this translates as MDQGASEQPAVEEPDSRARAESGASRRASEAEHGLSKITQNALENMGVLGHGLKQLFQRRRSSVVPQDLSSSSASPAPEAAEAGSEMGEATAPNITSPDSELPPTSTPPAALSRVLQQIPGAPPMMKRGTSLQSRRSKTGGGGEPPQKGSPQIHRRSTQEALMQAGRPRSSSTTDTPSSPALADMLLTSGYHSTEESDRVDRLEVSGLAASPNALSSSSDGGGMYGIDSVDGALDPQRTKQAISQLQQKILKLTEQIKIEQTARDDNVAEYLKLANNADKQQSSRIKQVFEKKNQKSAQTIQQLQRKLEHYHRKLREVEHNGIPRQPKDVLRDMHQGLKDVGAKVTGGLSSISQATHSAAGAVVSKPREFASLIRNKFGSADNISSLKDSLDETQGDEAVPGVVTAAARALATGQLQSSPKYGSEDDCSSATSGSAGANSTTGAPGGPPSSKGNTLEQGQASGLDALFHEIQELRDNQGRLEESFENLKSHYQRDYSLIMQALQEERYRCERLEEQLNDLTELHQNEILNLKQELASMEEKIAYQSYERARDIQEALEACQTRISKMELQQQQQQVVQLEGLENATARTLLGKLINVLLAVMAVLLVFVSTVANCVGPLMKTRSRTLSTLLLVIILAFLWRNWEAISQYLDRFLLHSR
- the tmcc1b gene encoding transmembrane and coiled-coil domains protein 1b isoform X3, with translation MACVESVLAVMVDRLEVSGLAASPNALSSSSDGGGMYGIDSVDGALDPQRTKQAISQLQQKILKLTEQIKIEQTARDDNVAEYLKLANNADKQQSSRIKQVFEKKNQKSAQTIQQLQRKLEHYHRKLREVEHNGIPRQPKDVLRDMHQGLKDVGAKVTGGLSSISQATHSAAGAVVSKPREFASLIRNKFGSADNISSLKDSLDETQGDEAVPGVVTAAARALATGQLQSSPKYGSEDDCSSATSGSAGANSTTGAPGGPPSSKGNTLEQGQASGLDALFHEIQELRDNQGRLEESFENLKSHYQRDYSLIMQALQEERYRCERLEEQLNDLTELHQNEILNLKQELASMEEKIAYQSYERARDIQEALEACQTRISKMELQQQQQQVVQLEGLENATARTLLGKLINVLLAVMAVLLVFVSTVANCVGPLMKTRSRTLSTLLLVIILAFLWRNWEAISQYLDRFLLHSR
- the tmcc1b gene encoding transmembrane and coiled-coil domains protein 1b isoform X2, with the protein product MMKRGTSLQSRRSKTGGGGEPPQKGSPQIHRRSTQEALMQAGRPRSSSTTDTPSSPALADMLLTSGYHSTEESDRVDRLEVSGLAASPNALSSSSDGGGMYGIDSVDGALDPQRTKQAISQLQQKILKLTEQIKIEQTARDDNVAEYLKLANNADKQQSSRIKQVFEKKNQKSAQTIQQLQRKLEHYHRKLREVEHNGIPRQPKDVLRDMHQGLKDVGAKVTGGLSSISQATHSAAGAVVSKPREFASLIRNKFGSADNISSLKDSLDETQGDEAVPGVVTAAARALATGQLQSSPKYGSEDDCSSATSGSAGANSTTGAPGGPPSSKGNTLEQGQASGLDALFHEIQELRDNQGRLEESFENLKSHYQRDYSLIMQALQEERYRCERLEEQLNDLTELHQNEILNLKQELASMEEKIAYQSYERARDIQEALEACQTRISKMELQQQQQQVVQLEGLENATARTLLGKLINVLLAVMAVLLVFVSTVANCVGPLMKTRSRTLSTLLLVIILAFLWRNWEAISQYLDRFLLHSR